A single window of Papio anubis isolate 15944 chromosome 8, Panubis1.0, whole genome shotgun sequence DNA harbors:
- the YTHDF3 gene encoding YTH domain-containing family protein 3 isoform X6, whose translation MSDPYMPSYYAPSIGFPYSLGEAAWSTAGDQPMPYLTTYGQMSNGEHHYIPDGVFSQPGALGNTPPFLGQHGFNFFPGNADFSTWGTSGSQGQSTQSSAYSSSYGYPPSSLGRAITDGQAGFGNDTLSKVPGISSIEQGMTGLKIGGDLTAAVTKTVGTALSSSGMTSIATNSVPPVSSAAPKPTSWAAIARKPAKPQPKLKPKGNVGIGGSAVPPPPIKHNMNIGTWDEKGSVVKAPPTQPVLPPQTIIQQPQPLIQPPPLVQSQLPQQQPQPPQPQQQQGPQPQAQPHQVQPQQQQLQNRWVAPRNRGAGFNQNNGAGSENFGLGVVPVSASPSSVEVHPVLEKLKAINNYNPKDFDWNLKNGRVFIIKSYSEDDIHRSIKYSIWCSTEHGNKRLDAAYRSLNGKGPLYLLFSVNGSGHFCGVAEMKSVVDYNAYAGVWSQDKWKGKFEVKWIFVKDVPNNQLRHIRLENNDNKPVTNSRDTQEVPLEKAKQVLKIIATFKHTTSIFDDFAHYEKRQEEEEAMRRRQVMHCAVYT comes from the coding sequence ATGTCAGATCCGTACATGCCTAGTTACTATGCTCCATCCATTGGATTTCCATATTCTCTTGGGGAAGCAGCGTGGTCCACGGCTGGAGACCAGCCTATGCCATATCTGACAACCTATGGACAAATGAGTAATGGAGAACATCACTATATACCAGATGGTGTATTTAGTCAACCTGGGGCATTAGGAAATACCCCTCCATTTCTTGGTCAACATGGATTTAACTTTTTTCCTGGTAATGCTGATTTCTCTACATGGGGGACAAGTGGATCTCAGGGACAATCAACACAAAGTTCTGCTTATAGTAGCAGTTATGGCTATCCACCTAGTTCTCTTGGGAGAGCTATTACTGATGGACAggctggatttggcaatgatacTTTGAGTAAGGTGCCTGGCATTAGCAGTATTGAGCAAGGCATGACTGGACTGAAAATTGGTGGTGATCTGACAGCTGCAGTGACAAAAACTGTAGGTACAGCTTTGAGCAGCAGTGGTATGACTAGCATTGCAACCAATAGTGTGCCCCCAGTTAGCAGTGCAGCACCTAAACCAACCTCCTGGGCTGCCATTGCCAGAAAACCTGCCAAACCTCAACCGAAACTTAAACCCAAGGGCAATGTGGGAATTGGGGGTTCTGCTGTACCACCACCTCCTATAAAACACAACATGAATATTGGAACTTGGGATGAAAAGGGGTCAGTGGTAAAGGCTCCACCAACCCAACCAGTTCTGCCTCCTCAAACTATAATCCAGCAGCCTCAGCCATTAATTCAACCACCACCATTGGTGCAAAGCCAACTGCCTCAACAGCAGCCTCAACCACCACAACCACAGCAGCAACAAGGACCTCAGCCACAGGCCCAGCCTCACCAAGTGCAGCCTCAACAGCAGCAGCTGCAGAATCGCTGGGTAGCTCCTCGGAACAGGGGAGCAGGCTTCAACCAGAACAATGGAGCGGGCAGTGAAAACTTTGGTTTAGGTGTTGTACCTGTCAGTGCTTCACCTTCTAGTGTAGAAGTGCATCCCGTGCTGGAAAAGCTAAAGGCCATAAACAACTATAATCCCAAAGACTTTGATTGGAATCTGAAGAATGGACGTGTGTTTATAATTAAAAGCTACTCTGAGGATGACATACATCGTTCCATTAAATACTCTATCTGGTGTAGTACTGAGCATGGTAATAAGCGTTTGGATGCAGCTTACCGTTCCCTGAATGGGAAAGGCCCACTCTATTTACTCTTCAGTGTGAATGGCAGTGGACATTTTTGTGGAGTGGCTGAAATGAAGTCTGTTGTGGACTATAATGCGTATGCTGGTGTCTGGTCTCAGGATAAGTGGAAGGGCAAATTTGAAGTTAAATGGATCTTTGTCAAAGATGTTCCCAATAACCAGTTACGGCATATTCGCttagaaaataatgacaacaaaCCGGTTACCAATTCAAGGGACACTCAAGAGGTACCCCTAGAAAAAGCGAAGCAAGTGCTTAAAATAATTGCTACTTTCAAGCATACCACCTCAATCTTTGATGACTTTGCACATTATGAAAAGCGTCAAGAAGAGGAGGAAGCCATGCGTAGG